From the Sebastes umbrosus isolate fSebUmb1 chromosome 2, fSebUmb1.pri, whole genome shotgun sequence genome, one window contains:
- the LOC119502545 gene encoding low choriolytic enzyme-like produces the protein MLVFSWSLVSLLLVSSSWAEEEVATIEEVTAKELSVGELLERANRDRTPDFDEPALIGGDIAVRSDADRNADPCTSRGCLWQKYSDGKVYIPYYITNDYSSRERSIITRGLESFSSVSCIRFRPYQNGDHEWLSIESRNGCYSYVGRVGGGQTVSLARQGCLYHSTVQHELLHALGFNHEQTRSDRDNHIRVRWENIIDGMAYNFDKIATLNQGTPYDYNSVMQYERYAFSKNNRPTMEPIPNSNISFGQATQMSQNDIDRLNRLYKC, from the exons ATGTTGGTTTTCTCTTGGTCTCTCGTGAGCCTGCTGCTTGTGTCCTCTTCCTGGGCTGAG GAAG AGGTTGCTACCATTGAGGAGGTCACAGCCAAAGAGCTTTCTGTTGGTGAGCTGCTGGAGAGAGCCAACAGGGACCGCA CCCCTGACTTTGACGAGCCCGCCCTGATCGGAGGTGACATCGCTGTCAGGTCTGATGCCGACAGAAACGCTGATCCCTGCACCTCCAGAGGCTGCCTGTGGCAGAAGTATTCCGATGGGAAGGTCTACATCCCCTACTACATCACCAACGACTACT CCTCTCGTGAGAGATCCATCATCACTCGTGGACTGGAGTCTTTCTCTTCAGTTTCCTGCATCCGCTTCAGACCCTACCAGAACGGAGATCATGAGTGGCTGAGCATCGAGTCCAGGAACGG CTGCTACTCCTATGTGGGCCGTGTGGGTGGAGGTCAGACGGTGTCTCTGGCCCGTCAGGGCTGCCTGTACCACAGCACCGTGCAGCACGAGCTGCTCCACGCCCTCGGCTTCAACCACGAACAGACTCGCTCCGACAGGGACAACCACATCAGGGTGCGCTGGGAAAACATCATCGATG GCATGGCGTACAACTTCGACAAAATTGCCACTCTGAACCAGGGAACTCCTTATGACTACAACTCTGTCATGCAATATGAGAG GTACGCCTTCTCCAAGAACAACCGTCCCACCATGGAGCCCATTCCCAACAGCAACATCTCCTTCGGCCAGGCCACCCAGATGAGCCAGAATGACATCGATAGGCTGAACAGGCTGTACAAGTGCT AA